The following proteins are encoded in a genomic region of Hymenobacter siberiensis:
- a CDS encoding BlaI/MecI/CopY family transcriptional regulator, whose protein sequence is MEELTKTEERIMQALWKLKKAFIKDVIDHLPDDPKPPYNTISSVVRILERKGYVGFKAYGKTYEYFPLISKMEYRASSLKRMLAQYFDNSPTALVSFMVEETLSQREKQQLLDLLHDSENSSKPDGDAH, encoded by the coding sequence ATGGAAGAATTAACCAAAACCGAAGAGCGCATCATGCAGGCGCTGTGGAAGCTGAAGAAGGCATTCATCAAGGACGTTATCGACCATTTGCCCGACGACCCTAAGCCGCCCTACAACACCATTTCGTCGGTGGTGCGCATTCTGGAGCGCAAGGGTTACGTGGGCTTCAAGGCCTATGGCAAGACGTATGAGTACTTCCCGCTCATCAGCAAGATGGAGTACCGAGCTTCCAGCCTGAAGCGCATGCTGGCGCAGTATTTCGACAATTCGCCCACGGCGCTGGTGTCCTTCATGGTGGAGGAAACCCTGAGCCAGCGCGAAAAGCAGCAGCTGCTCGACCTGCTCCACGATTCCGAAAACTCTTCCAAGCCCGACGGCGATGCTCACTAG
- a CDS encoding glycosyltransferase, which yields MSWLLLNFLLLYLGLWLLGMAFTAWRFASRRGAKAAENLPGLLPRVSILIAARDEEAALPRCLASLRALHYPAELLEILVGDDGSTDHTAAVAAAAMQGFAGQFRLVPITENLGQARGKANVLAHLTRLATTDFFFITDADISLPKTWIAGLLAHAAPGVGTVTGITTVRGPRLFDQLQGIDWLLSLSMVQVVSDLGRPVTAMGNNMLVTRAAYEATGGYEALPFSVTEDFALFQAVLAAGFGFRQVFQADIRADSLPMPTWVALLRQRKRWLRGVAGLPLRLRLELLFFSGFWPALAGVAALSGPAVALGLWGAKVLVQGVLAANAHRRAGLRLRWWLLPLFELYTLGITAAILVFQLSGGKVVWKGRSYE from the coding sequence GTGAGCTGGCTGCTGCTGAATTTTCTGCTGCTTTACCTGGGGCTTTGGCTCCTGGGTATGGCGTTCACGGCGTGGCGCTTCGCCAGTCGGCGCGGGGCCAAGGCGGCCGAAAACCTGCCCGGGCTGCTGCCCCGCGTGAGCATCCTCATCGCCGCCCGCGACGAGGAAGCAGCCCTGCCGCGCTGCCTGGCCAGCCTGCGGGCGCTGCACTACCCGGCCGAGTTGCTCGAAATCCTCGTTGGCGACGATGGCAGCACCGACCATACCGCCGCCGTGGCTGCTGCTGCCATGCAGGGTTTCGCGGGCCAGTTCCGGCTGGTTCCCATCACCGAAAACCTGGGCCAGGCGCGGGGCAAAGCCAACGTGCTGGCTCACCTGACCCGGCTGGCCACCACCGACTTCTTCTTCATCACCGATGCCGACATCAGCCTCCCCAAAACCTGGATAGCCGGCCTGCTGGCGCACGCTGCCCCGGGTGTGGGCACGGTCACGGGCATCACGACCGTGCGCGGGCCACGCTTATTCGACCAATTGCAGGGCATCGACTGGCTGCTCTCGCTAAGCATGGTGCAGGTGGTAAGCGACCTGGGCCGCCCCGTCACGGCCATGGGCAACAACATGCTGGTAACCCGTGCCGCCTACGAAGCCACCGGCGGCTACGAGGCACTGCCCTTTTCCGTGACCGAAGATTTTGCCCTGTTTCAGGCCGTGCTGGCGGCGGGGTTCGGCTTCCGGCAGGTGTTTCAGGCCGATATCCGTGCCGATTCACTGCCGATGCCTACATGGGTGGCGCTGCTGCGGCAGCGCAAGCGCTGGCTGCGCGGGGTGGCCGGGCTGCCGCTGCGCCTGCGGCTGGAGCTGTTGTTTTTCAGCGGCTTCTGGCCGGCGCTGGCGGGCGTGGCGGCGCTGTCCGGGCCGGCGGTGGCACTTGGGTTGTGGGGTGCTAAAGTGCTGGTGCAGGGGGTATTGGCGGCGAATGCGCATCGCCGGGCCGGGCTGCGGCTGCGCTGGTGGCTGCTGCCGTTGTTCGAGCTGTACACGCTGGGGATAACGGCAGCCATTCTGGTATTCCAGCTGAGTGGTGGGAAGGTGGTGTGGAAGGGGAGGAGCTATGAGTAA
- a CDS encoding polysaccharide deacetylase family protein, producing MAASSSARLEAAVLTRPPRLLHALLPGCEWTGPATTPADAPVVYLTFDDGPIPEETPWVLEQLAIFNAKATFFCVGENLVRYPEIARAALAAGHRFGNHTHQHRSAWATARPAYLADIAVCQTHIDKLVQSFPEKPLTAPHSPLPGSHSPIPTFRSPFPASRSSLPLFRPPYGRLTWPLLPTLRRDFRVVMWSVLTRDYDPGLSPESCLRFALEAIRAGDVVVFHDSRKASARLRFVLPRVLTHLAGQGFQFATL from the coding sequence ATGGCTGCCTCGTCGTCAGCCAGGCTCGAAGCGGCTGTGCTCACGCGTCCGCCCCGGCTGCTGCACGCCCTGCTGCCCGGCTGCGAGTGGACCGGCCCGGCCACCACGCCCGCCGACGCGCCGGTCGTATACCTGACCTTCGACGACGGCCCCATTCCCGAAGAAACGCCCTGGGTGCTGGAGCAGCTGGCGATATTCAATGCCAAAGCCACCTTTTTCTGCGTGGGCGAAAACCTGGTGCGCTACCCCGAAATTGCCCGCGCCGCCCTGGCTGCCGGCCACCGTTTCGGCAACCATACCCACCAGCACCGCAGCGCCTGGGCCACCGCCCGCCCGGCTTATCTAGCCGATATTGCTGTTTGTCAGACCCACATTGATAAGCTGGTGCAAAGTTTCCCGGAAAAACCGCTCACCGCTCCCCACTCCCCACTCCCCGGTTCCCACTCTCCAATCCCCACTTTCCGCTCCCCATTCCCCGCTTCCCGCTCCTCGCTTCCGCTGTTCCGCCCGCCCTACGGCCGCCTGACCTGGCCGCTGCTGCCCACGCTGCGTCGTGATTTCAGGGTTGTCATGTGGTCGGTGCTCACGCGGGATTACGACCCCGGCCTGAGTCCGGAAAGCTGCCTGCGCTTTGCCCTGGAGGCCATTCGGGCCGGCGATGTGGTGGTGTTTCACGACAGCCGCAAGGCCAGCGCCCGGCTGCGCTTCGTGCTGCCCCGCGTGCTGACCCATCTGGCCGGGCAGGGCTTTCAATTCGCCACGCTGTGA
- a CDS encoding TatD family hydrolase: MHITDSHAHLYSEQFRPDRLDALRRAQEAGVRTIVMPNIDHSSIDAMLELEAEAPETCFAMMGLHPCSVTRNFEQQLYEVETWLDRRPFAAVGEAGLDLHWDKTLLAEQQQALKIQLDLAKKHRLPIVLHTREAFAETVALVEAAQDGTLRGVFHCFSGTPEEAEQVIKLGFKLGIGGVATFKNGGADKVLPGIGLEHLLLETDCPYLAPVPHRGKRNEPAYLPLVLRRVASLLGLPEAEVAEATTRNAAALFNL; the protein is encoded by the coding sequence ATGCACATCACCGATTCGCACGCCCACCTCTACTCCGAGCAGTTCCGGCCCGACCGCCTCGATGCCCTGCGCCGCGCCCAGGAGGCCGGCGTACGCACCATCGTCATGCCCAATATCGACCACAGCAGCATCGATGCCATGCTGGAACTGGAAGCGGAGGCCCCGGAAACCTGCTTTGCCATGATGGGCCTGCACCCGTGCTCCGTCACGCGCAATTTTGAGCAGCAACTGTATGAGGTAGAAACCTGGCTCGACCGCCGGCCCTTTGCCGCCGTGGGCGAGGCCGGACTCGACCTGCACTGGGATAAAACCCTACTGGCCGAGCAGCAGCAGGCCCTGAAAATTCAGCTCGACCTGGCCAAAAAGCACCGCCTGCCCATTGTGCTGCATACCCGCGAGGCCTTCGCCGAAACCGTGGCGCTGGTGGAGGCCGCGCAGGACGGCACGCTGCGCGGCGTGTTTCATTGCTTCTCCGGCACCCCCGAGGAAGCGGAGCAGGTTATTAAGCTGGGGTTCAAGCTGGGTATCGGCGGCGTGGCCACATTCAAGAACGGCGGGGCCGACAAGGTGCTGCCTGGCATCGGGCTGGAGCATCTGCTGCTCGAAACCGACTGCCCGTACCTGGCGCCGGTGCCACACCGGGGCAAGCGCAACGAGCCGGCCTACCTGCCGCTGGTGCTGCGCCGGGTGGCGTCGTTGCTGGGCCTGCCCGAGGCGGAAGTGGCCGAAGCCACCACGCGCAACGCGGCGGCGCTGTTCAATTTGTGA
- a CDS encoding glycosyltransferase family 4 protein — protein MHIAVNTRFLLPGDHLEGIGRFTYETLLRLVAQHPEVTFHFLFDRAFDPRYLFGPNVVPHVLQPPARHPLLYVAWFEGAVAAWLARYRPAAFLSPDGFTTLNTSVPRVTVIHDLAFEHFPLDVGLLQRKYYHFFSPRFARASAQIVAVSEATKADIVQTYGTAPEKISVAYNAPADLFQPQSEQTQREIRRKFSHGQPYFLFVGALQPRKNLGNLLRAFDQLKATGGAAVADAQLLIVGRKAWKAGPILAAYEQMRHQSAVHFTGRVADAELAVLYAAARATVYVPYFEGFGIPIVEAQASGCPVLTSGVSSMPEVAGAGGALLVDPRDVDSIAAGLARLWNDADLRRQLVARGRENLSRFSWAQSAEVLWQAIGKAISRP, from the coding sequence GTGCACATCGCCGTAAATACCCGCTTTCTGCTGCCCGGCGACCACCTCGAAGGCATCGGCCGCTTCACCTACGAGACGCTGCTGCGCCTCGTGGCGCAGCATCCGGAGGTCACGTTTCACTTCCTGTTCGACCGCGCTTTCGACCCGCGCTACCTGTTTGGGCCCAATGTGGTGCCGCACGTATTGCAGCCGCCGGCCCGGCATCCGTTGCTGTACGTGGCGTGGTTTGAGGGCGCGGTGGCGGCGTGGCTGGCCCGGTACCGGCCGGCCGCCTTCCTCAGCCCCGACGGTTTCACGACGCTGAACACAAGCGTGCCCCGCGTCACGGTCATCCACGACCTGGCGTTCGAGCATTTTCCGCTCGATGTGGGCTTGCTGCAACGCAAGTATTACCACTTTTTTTCGCCGCGCTTCGCCCGCGCCTCGGCGCAGATTGTAGCCGTATCGGAAGCCACCAAGGCCGACATCGTGCAGACCTACGGCACCGCGCCCGAAAAAATCAGTGTGGCCTACAACGCACCCGCCGATTTATTTCAGCCCCAGTCAGAGCAAACCCAGCGGGAAATCCGCCGAAAATTCAGCCACGGGCAGCCTTATTTTCTGTTCGTGGGGGCCTTGCAGCCGCGCAAAAACCTGGGCAATCTGTTGCGGGCCTTCGACCAGCTTAAAGCCACCGGCGGCGCGGCCGTGGCCGATGCCCAGCTCCTCATCGTGGGCCGTAAGGCCTGGAAAGCCGGCCCCATCCTGGCTGCTTATGAGCAGATGCGCCACCAGTCGGCGGTGCATTTTACGGGCCGCGTGGCCGATGCCGAGCTGGCCGTTCTCTACGCGGCGGCCCGGGCTACGGTTTATGTTCCTTATTTTGAGGGTTTTGGAATCCCTATTGTGGAGGCTCAGGCCAGCGGCTGCCCGGTGCTCACGTCGGGCGTCAGCTCGATGCCGGAGGTGGCGGGGGCGGGCGGGGCCTTGCTGGTGGACCCGCGCGATGTAGACAGCATTGCCGCCGGGCTGGCCCGGCTGTGGAACGACGCGGACCTGCGCCGGCAGCTGGTAGCCCGGGGCCGCGAGAATCTGAGCCGGTTTTCGTGGGCGCAAAGTGCCGAAGTGCTGTGGCAGGCAATAGGCAAGGCCATCAGCCGGCCGTAG
- a CDS encoding O-antigen ligase family protein, protein MNPPVNERPDQRWRSFDTPQLLFMGFVGLLLAGGAAAALAQMPALFLPALLAVGLLVALVEWRWLYYLLFFVLPFSQEISLFGGLSMDVPSEPLMLVLTACVLGALMLGVGHIPRRELINPLLVILALMLLWTAVDLLFSVDTLKSFKYLLAKVWYIVPFLLGTLLIVRRPNDTWRFAAVYVAGAALSVLYVASRHATRGFSFAEINWALHPFFRNHVIYAAMLALLVPFAWFAIQATSRGGARLAWRVGLGIVLFGLLTSYTRASILSLPIAGLFYLVMRLRLTRVVLLAVAVAVTLGVTYVATGDRYMEFAPNYERTVFNGQNFEKHLEATYKLQDVSGMERVYRWVAAARMIGDKPITGSGAATFYPEYKRYTVKSFRTYVSDNPEKSTTHNYFLLQLAEQGIPGFLLFVVLIATSLLLAESLYHRSRSRPEVRRVVLAASLSLVVIIFHLTLNELIEVDKIGPIFFICLALLVRAQSWLDEATDPTNTTSA, encoded by the coding sequence GTGAACCCGCCCGTGAACGAGCGGCCGGACCAGCGCTGGCGGTCCTTCGATACGCCCCAGCTCCTGTTTATGGGGTTTGTGGGCCTGCTGCTGGCCGGCGGCGCGGCGGCGGCCTTAGCCCAGATGCCGGCCCTGTTCCTACCGGCGCTACTGGCCGTGGGCCTGCTGGTGGCCCTGGTGGAATGGCGCTGGCTGTACTACCTGCTGTTTTTCGTGCTGCCTTTTTCGCAGGAAATCAGCCTGTTTGGCGGGCTGAGCATGGACGTGCCCTCCGAGCCGCTGATGCTGGTGCTCACGGCCTGCGTGCTGGGGGCTCTGATGCTGGGCGTGGGCCACATCCCGCGCCGCGAGCTGATAAACCCGCTGCTGGTAATTCTGGCCCTGATGCTGCTGTGGACAGCCGTCGACCTCCTGTTTTCGGTTGATACGCTGAAATCCTTTAAGTACCTACTGGCCAAGGTGTGGTACATTGTGCCCTTCCTGCTGGGCACGCTGCTGATAGTGCGGCGGCCCAACGACACCTGGCGTTTCGCGGCCGTATACGTGGCCGGAGCCGCCCTGAGCGTGCTGTACGTGGCCAGCCGCCATGCTACCAGGGGCTTCAGCTTTGCCGAAATTAACTGGGCGCTGCACCCGTTTTTCCGCAACCACGTTATTTACGCGGCCATGCTGGCGCTGCTGGTGCCGTTTGCCTGGTTTGCCATTCAGGCCACGAGCCGGGGCGGCGCACGGCTGGCGTGGCGCGTGGGGCTGGGCATTGTGCTATTTGGCCTGCTCACGTCCTACACCCGGGCGTCCATCCTGTCGCTGCCCATCGCGGGGCTGTTTTATCTGGTGATGCGCCTGCGCCTCACGCGGGTGGTGCTGCTGGCCGTGGCCGTAGCCGTGACGCTGGGCGTGACGTACGTAGCAACCGGCGACCGGTACATGGAATTTGCGCCCAATTACGAGCGCACGGTGTTCAACGGCCAGAATTTCGAAAAGCACCTCGAAGCCACCTACAAGCTGCAGGATGTGTCGGGCATGGAGCGCGTGTACCGCTGGGTGGCCGCCGCCCGCATGATTGGCGATAAGCCCATCACCGGCAGCGGCGCGGCCACCTTCTACCCCGAATACAAGCGCTATACGGTGAAGAGCTTCCGCACCTACGTGAGCGACAACCCCGAAAAATCGACCACGCACAACTACTTCCTGCTCCAGTTGGCCGAGCAGGGGATTCCGGGCTTTCTGCTGTTCGTTGTCCTGATTGCCACGTCGCTGCTGCTGGCCGAAAGCCTCTACCACCGCTCCCGCTCGCGGCCCGAGGTGCGCCGCGTGGTGCTGGCCGCGTCGCTGTCGCTGGTGGTCATCATCTTCCATCTCACGCTGAATGAGCTGATTGAGGTAGACAAGATTGGGCCGATATTTTTTATCTGCCTGGCACTGTTGGTGCGGGCGCAGTCGTGGCTGGATGAGGCCACCGACCCGACCAACACGACATCAGCCTGA
- a CDS encoding DinB family protein encodes MVPTLLIAEISQRLTTAFDQLNGWFAAPAPLRCYHPAKGGWTIDEILEHVALTNHFLLILIEKGATKALKNAHELDLATELAIRQSARVRLDEISQPGAFTWMRPDHMAPHGLKSGPEVAATLRQQLQQCKEVLGRLPNGEGVLYHTTMSVNDLGKMDVYDFVYFLAKHVERHLGQIGQVVAEYRL; translated from the coding sequence ATGGTGCCCACCCTCCTGATAGCCGAAATCAGCCAGCGGCTGACCACGGCCTTCGACCAACTCAACGGCTGGTTTGCGGCCCCGGCCCCTTTGCGGTGCTACCATCCGGCCAAAGGCGGCTGGACCATCGACGAGATTCTCGAGCACGTTGCGCTCACCAATCATTTCCTACTCATTCTCATCGAGAAAGGGGCCACCAAGGCGCTCAAAAATGCCCACGAACTGGACCTGGCCACTGAACTGGCCATCCGGCAGTCGGCCCGCGTTCGCCTCGATGAGATTAGCCAGCCGGGAGCCTTCACTTGGATGCGGCCCGACCACATGGCACCGCATGGCCTGAAATCGGGTCCGGAAGTAGCCGCCACGCTCCGGCAGCAACTGCAGCAGTGCAAGGAGGTGCTGGGCCGCCTGCCCAATGGCGAAGGTGTACTCTACCACACGACCATGTCGGTAAACGACCTGGGCAAGATGGACGTGTATGACTTTGTTTACTTCCTTGCCAAGCACGTCGAGCGGCATCTGGGCCAAATCGGACAGGTGGTGGCCGAGTACCGTTTGTAA
- a CDS encoding oligosaccharide flippase family protein: MKRFFGNISFVVLLNLLVKPGWVVVENLVQDRLGHATFGLITALSALTLVVAALSDLGLTPYSVQRVAAEPGFMAETFPTLLPLRGALNFVALAAMLVVGWGLGYRGPELGLLAAVGAALLLAQYGQFLRGTLQAHQKFNTDAVLSVVEKFLLLGAVLVLLPVGLTLPRYVGARLGAAAFTTALLYGLMTRFFGRVKYRWKGPVARTALRASLPFALMTLLYGVNERIDMVMLERLASPTEAGYYAGAYRWVDAVMMYAWTVLPLFFAKFASVPKDAGAQRELLRFGQRIVTLPLLFVVAFIFFRGEVVFWQFKHSSPAEIARMTLCLKILFVNVLVHSFFAIYSTLLTSTTHERAVSWLVALSIALNIGLNLVFLPKFGAIAASVDTLICAAAVSVGYLVLVARRTGVGVPGRLLARLLLCFGLLCGAWAGLQYGLFLSWWLEAGIMAVVFGLLVLGTGLVRRNEISQLLPGRGVKS; this comes from the coding sequence ATCAAACGGTTTTTTGGCAATATCAGCTTCGTCGTCCTGCTCAACCTGCTGGTGAAACCCGGCTGGGTGGTGGTCGAAAACCTGGTGCAGGACCGGCTCGGGCACGCCACGTTTGGCCTCATCACGGCGCTCTCGGCGCTCACGCTGGTGGTGGCCGCCCTCTCCGATTTGGGCCTGACACCCTACTCCGTGCAGCGCGTAGCGGCCGAGCCGGGCTTTATGGCCGAAACCTTCCCCACGCTGCTGCCCCTGCGCGGGGCGCTCAACTTCGTGGCCCTGGCCGCCATGCTGGTGGTGGGCTGGGGGCTGGGCTACCGCGGCCCCGAGCTGGGCCTGCTGGCGGCCGTGGGCGCGGCGCTGCTGCTGGCCCAGTACGGGCAGTTTTTGCGCGGCACCCTCCAGGCTCACCAAAAATTCAATACCGACGCCGTCCTCTCGGTGGTCGAAAAATTTCTGCTGCTCGGGGCCGTGCTGGTGCTGCTGCCGGTGGGCCTCACGCTGCCGCGCTACGTAGGCGCGCGGCTGGGCGCGGCGGCCTTCACCACGGCGCTGCTCTACGGGCTGATGACGCGGTTTTTCGGCCGCGTGAAGTACCGTTGGAAAGGCCCCGTGGCCCGCACCGCCCTGCGCGCCAGCCTGCCCTTCGCCCTCATGACGCTGCTCTATGGCGTGAACGAGCGCATCGACATGGTGATGCTCGAACGCCTGGCCTCGCCCACCGAGGCGGGCTACTACGCCGGCGCCTACCGCTGGGTCGATGCCGTGATGATGTACGCCTGGACGGTGCTGCCGCTCTTTTTTGCCAAGTTCGCCAGCGTGCCGAAGGATGCCGGGGCCCAGCGCGAGCTACTGCGCTTCGGGCAGCGCATCGTCACGCTGCCGCTGCTGTTCGTGGTGGCTTTTATCTTTTTTCGGGGCGAGGTGGTGTTCTGGCAGTTCAAGCACAGCAGCCCGGCCGAAATAGCCCGTATGACACTGTGTTTGAAAATATTATTCGTCAACGTGCTGGTTCACAGTTTTTTCGCAATCTATAGCACCCTGCTCACCAGCACCACCCACGAGCGGGCCGTGAGCTGGCTGGTGGCCCTCAGCATCGCCCTCAACATTGGTCTGAACCTGGTTTTTCTGCCCAAATTCGGGGCCATCGCGGCTTCCGTCGATACCCTGATTTGCGCCGCTGCCGTATCGGTGGGCTACCTGGTGCTGGTAGCGCGGCGCACCGGCGTGGGCGTGCCCGGCCGCCTGCTGGCCCGGCTGCTGCTGTGCTTCGGGCTGCTGTGCGGGGCCTGGGCCGGCCTGCAATACGGTTTGTTCCTAAGCTGGTGGCTGGAGGCGGGCATCATGGCCGTGGTGTTCGGGCTGCTTGTGCTGGGCACGGGGCTGGTGCGCCGCAACGAAATCAGCCAGCTGCTGCCGGGGAGGGGAGTTAAGAGTTAA
- a CDS encoding GumC domain-containing protein, with the protein MSAPSFSLVGLGPIINRWKYFVAGAVALAAVVSVVVALLLPNQYRSTAVFIPTNPQTADPDRLLDQDKEMGSRLELGGRAEDLDRVITIGESQPVADVVIKKFDLYKHYHAGAPGTDAADNYVLSEFSSNLSIVHNERDAIELTFIDKDKQLAAAVANAMVRAIDSVNQQLTLENRRTVLALYGQRYEYLSTSFERSRRELVGARRRYGIFGLEMQGRYLAKQLIETEAALRKAEASGGDVAGLRRSLRGLTRADGGNLINLESYVAGTDSLAMFTTRVTDLQTRLIAARSAYETAELSIKGRLSSVYLVQKAYPATKKFKPVRSLIVLGSVLLTFALSVVFIALLELYRYNRPGAVRPA; encoded by the coding sequence ATGTCTGCACCCTCTTTCTCGCTGGTGGGCCTGGGGCCCATTATCAACCGCTGGAAATATTTTGTGGCCGGTGCCGTGGCGCTGGCCGCCGTGGTGAGTGTGGTGGTGGCCTTGCTGCTGCCCAACCAGTACCGCTCCACCGCCGTTTTCATCCCGACCAACCCGCAAACAGCCGACCCCGACCGCCTGCTGGACCAGGACAAAGAGATGGGCAGCAGGCTGGAGCTGGGTGGCCGGGCCGAAGACCTGGACCGCGTCATCACCATCGGTGAGTCGCAGCCGGTCGCCGACGTGGTAATCAAGAAGTTCGACCTCTACAAACACTACCATGCCGGCGCGCCGGGCACCGATGCCGCCGATAACTACGTGCTGAGCGAGTTCAGCAGCAACCTGAGCATTGTGCACAACGAGCGCGACGCCATCGAGCTCACCTTTATTGACAAAGACAAGCAGCTGGCCGCGGCCGTGGCCAACGCCATGGTGCGGGCCATCGACTCGGTAAACCAGCAGCTGACGCTGGAAAACCGCCGCACCGTGCTCGCGCTCTACGGCCAGCGCTACGAGTACCTGAGCACCAGCTTCGAGCGCAGCCGCCGCGAGCTGGTGGGGGCCCGCCGCCGCTACGGCATTTTTGGCCTCGAAATGCAGGGCCGCTACCTGGCGAAGCAGCTCATCGAAACCGAGGCCGCCCTGCGCAAGGCCGAAGCCAGCGGCGGCGACGTAGCCGGCCTTAGGCGCAGCCTGCGGGGCCTGACCCGCGCCGATGGCGGCAACCTCATCAACCTGGAAAGCTACGTGGCAGGCACCGACTCGCTGGCCATGTTCACAACCCGCGTGACTGATTTGCAGACCCGCCTCATCGCGGCCCGTAGCGCTTACGAAACGGCCGAGCTTAGCATCAAGGGCCGGCTTTCGAGCGTGTACCTGGTGCAGAAGGCCTACCCGGCCACCAAGAAATTTAAGCCCGTGCGCTCGCTCATCGTGCTGGGTTCCGTGCTGCTCACCTTCGCGCTTTCGGTGGTGTTCATCGCGCTGCTGGAGCTGTACCGCTACAACCGGCCCGGGGCCGTGCGCCCGGCGTGA
- a CDS encoding M56 family metallopeptidase has protein sequence MLTSLLLYLAEASFCLAIFALAYRLLLAGLTYFAWNRAYLLGALAVSVVIPLVAFPGLAAWLANPAAAPAMAGLPLRLGWQLNAPLAHAAAAPTASGPDWVALFLVGAVSIYALEALYKLAMAVRNVRALRQLARQNPQTDAGTFAIVHLPTPGLPAFSFGRYVFLSPLHEALSPAEREQLLLHEQVHVRQRHTLDLLLVEALGVVFWFNAAVPYLGRQLKVVHEYLADAAVARTQASLAGYDPAGYDPTRYGELLIKLAAQQLPFALVHAFAHKQIFLRIQMLTQPTSSPMKKLRFLLIVPVFAFTWAATACVGSPATEPAAPAGTPANSSVAPAAGRIGRISWQGNTYLSAAELSQALGLKSGDAYDSATVVRRLSFDPKGGDITSRYMDHGYLFFSATPKATRQPDGTTDLAFNISEGRKAQLGHITITGNTNTPTAALLRLIPLRSGEDFSRAKLMETQRILAQQGQFDPNKVGINPSPEMRPNEATDLVNIALVVVEK, from the coding sequence ATGCTCACTAGCCTCCTCCTCTACCTGGCCGAAGCCAGCTTTTGCCTGGCCATATTTGCCCTGGCCTACCGCCTGCTGCTGGCCGGCCTCACCTATTTTGCCTGGAACCGGGCGTATCTGCTGGGCGCGCTGGCCGTGAGCGTGGTGATTCCGCTGGTGGCCTTTCCAGGGCTGGCGGCCTGGCTGGCCAACCCGGCAGCCGCGCCGGCCATGGCCGGGCTGCCGCTCCGCCTCGGCTGGCAACTGAATGCGCCGCTGGCCCACGCGGCAGCCGCACCCACGGCCAGCGGGCCGGATTGGGTGGCGCTATTTCTCGTCGGAGCCGTGAGTATTTATGCGCTGGAGGCGCTTTATAAGCTGGCAATGGCGGTGCGCAACGTGCGGGCGCTGCGCCAGCTGGCCCGGCAAAACCCGCAGACCGATGCGGGCACCTTCGCCATTGTGCACCTGCCCACGCCTGGCCTGCCGGCGTTTTCCTTCGGGCGCTACGTCTTTCTGTCGCCGCTGCACGAGGCGCTGAGCCCGGCCGAGCGCGAGCAGCTCCTGCTACACGAGCAGGTGCACGTACGGCAGCGCCACACGCTTGATTTATTGTTGGTGGAGGCGCTGGGCGTGGTTTTCTGGTTCAATGCCGCCGTGCCCTACCTCGGCCGGCAGCTGAAAGTGGTGCACGAGTATCTGGCTGATGCCGCCGTGGCCCGCACCCAGGCCAGTCTTGCCGGGTACGACCCTGCCGGGTACGACCCCACCCGCTACGGCGAGCTGCTGATAAAGCTGGCGGCGCAGCAGCTGCCCTTTGCCTTGGTCCATGCCTTCGCCCACAAACAAATTTTTCTCCGAATTCAGATGCTCACTCAACCAACTTCCTCTCCCATGAAAAAGCTTCGTTTTCTGCTCATTGTGCCCGTATTCGCCTTCACCTGGGCGGCCACGGCCTGCGTCGGCTCACCGGCTACGGAACCAGCGGCTCCGGCCGGTACTCCGGCTAATTCATCCGTTGCGCCCGCAGCGGGCCGCATTGGCCGCATCAGCTGGCAGGGCAACACCTACCTGTCGGCGGCCGAGCTGAGCCAGGCACTGGGCCTCAAATCCGGCGATGCCTACGATTCCGCCACCGTGGTTCGCCGCCTGAGCTTCGACCCCAAAGGCGGCGATATTACCTCGCGCTACATGGACCACGGCTACCTGTTTTTCTCGGCAACGCCCAAAGCCACCCGCCAGCCCGACGGCACCACCGACTTGGCCTTCAACATATCCGAAGGCCGCAAAGCTCAGCTTGGCCATATCACCATCACGGGCAACACCAATACGCCCACGGCCGCGCTACTCAGGCTAATTCCACTGCGCTCGGGCGAAGACTTCAGCCGGGCCAAGCTGATGGAAACGCAGCGTATCTTGGCCCAGCAGGGCCAGTTCGACCCCAATAAAGTGGGCATCAACCCTTCCCCCGAAATGCGGCCCAATGAGGCTACCGACCTGGTAAATATCGCGCTGGTGGTGGTGGAGAAGTAG